In Candidatus Terasakiella magnetica, the following are encoded in one genomic region:
- a CDS encoding heparinase II/III family protein, protein MSLDNNENIHEPPFLQKWVNRLRALTYRSPLYLITLKKRKQLEIEPIPKALFNLRVGHGRSLKSGSFPFAGRIYKSGDQPWTTAQDDQAWQNWIHGFYWLGDLCEYEDAEAILKARAYVKNWLDLHGVWSPLAWRADVIGDRLVSWMYNAPKLVANADKDFIESFYTSLSLQGSHLSRSYFNDLSGYNLLKALRGQLYVCLFIKDRQKRFNKTLARLGGEFDKQILADGGHISRCPITLFHTMRMALELVDVFEEMQIECPKAIRLCIDRMAPMIRTLRHSDGALALFHGGQEGNAQDIEELLDRTGNQGTPLSDARHSGFQRVEAGRSVLLMDVAAPPDINSHSFGHAAPLSLEISHGEERLLVNCGSVLGGDPSWQEALAATAAHNTLTVDDKNCLSLLHGGGIKPQHVNVTYQRYEDNGQILIDTSHDAYKNTMGLIHGRSVYINKTGDDIRVEDKLTGMGGSSYAISLHLHPDIHASLVQDGQAALLKMQNGIGWHLRVQGGKLDMRESIYVGQPGEMRHTDQIIIQGPLRGEGALIKWRLSRVGG, encoded by the coding sequence ATGTCATTGGATAATAACGAAAATATTCATGAGCCGCCGTTTTTACAAAAATGGGTGAATAGACTGCGCGCACTGACTTATCGCTCTCCGCTTTACCTCATTACACTTAAAAAACGCAAGCAGCTGGAAATAGAGCCTATTCCAAAGGCGCTCTTTAACCTGCGTGTGGGCCATGGGCGCTCTTTAAAATCCGGCAGCTTTCCTTTTGCTGGACGTATTTATAAAAGTGGTGACCAGCCTTGGACTACAGCCCAAGATGATCAAGCCTGGCAAAACTGGATTCATGGGTTTTACTGGTTGGGCGACCTGTGTGAATATGAAGATGCTGAGGCAATTCTCAAAGCCCGTGCATATGTAAAAAACTGGCTTGACCTACATGGGGTCTGGTCGCCTTTGGCCTGGCGCGCTGATGTGATTGGGGATCGTTTGGTCTCATGGATGTATAATGCGCCCAAACTGGTGGCGAATGCGGATAAGGATTTTATTGAGTCCTTTTACACCAGCTTGTCGTTGCAAGGTTCCCACTTATCGCGCTCCTATTTTAATGATTTAAGCGGCTATAACCTTTTAAAAGCCTTGCGCGGGCAACTGTATGTTTGCCTTTTTATCAAAGATCGTCAAAAACGCTTTAATAAGACCTTAGCCCGCCTTGGCGGTGAGTTTGATAAACAGATTTTGGCTGATGGCGGTCATATTTCGCGCTGTCCCATCACCTTATTCCACACCATGCGTATGGCGTTGGAACTGGTTGATGTGTTTGAAGAAATGCAAATTGAATGTCCCAAGGCCATTCGCCTATGCATTGACCGTATGGCCCCAATGATCAGAACCCTGCGCCATAGTGATGGGGCGCTTGCCCTTTTCCATGGCGGGCAAGAAGGTAATGCGCAGGACATTGAAGAACTTCTTGATCGCACAGGCAATCAAGGTACTCCCTTAAGCGATGCGCGCCATAGCGGCTTTCAACGTGTCGAGGCGGGACGCAGCGTTTTGTTAATGGATGTGGCGGCCCCACCAGATATCAATAGCCATTCTTTTGGTCATGCAGCGCCGCTAAGCCTTGAAATCAGTCATGGGGAAGAACGACTGCTGGTCAATTGTGGTTCTGTCTTAGGGGGTGATCCGAGCTGGCAAGAAGCGTTAGCCGCCACAGCAGCGCATAATACACTAACCGTTGATGATAAAAACTGCCTGTCCTTGCTCCATGGTGGCGGGATCAAGCCGCAACATGTCAATGTGACCTATCAGCGTTATGAAGATAACGGGCAGATCTTGATCGACACCAGCCATGATGCTTATAAAAACACCATGGGGCTGATCCATGGACGCAGTGTCTATATCAATAAAACCGGGGATGACATTCGGGTTGAAGATAAGCTCACTGGCATGGGGGGAAGCTCATACGCCATTAGCTTACATCTACACCCTGATATCCATGCCTCTCTTGTGCAAGATGGGCAAGCGGCTCTTTTAAAAATGCAAAATGGTATCGGTTGGCATTTGCGCGTACAAGGCGGCAAGCTTGATATGCGCGAAAGCATCTATGTGGGCCAACCCGGCGAAATGCGCCATACCGATCAAATCATCATCCAAGGCCCGTTGCGTGGCGAAGGGGCTTTGATCAAGTGGCGCCTGAGCCGTGTGGGTGGCTAA
- the cysN gene encoding sulfate adenylyltransferase subunit CysN gives MAHQDKLISEDILAYLQAQEDKSLLRFITCGSVDDGKSTLIGRLLWDSKLIFEDQLAALETDSKKVGTQGGDIDYALLMDGLQAEREQGITIDVAYRFFSTDKRKFIVADTPGHEQYTRNMATGASNADVAVILVDGRKGILTQTKRHSYIVSLVGIRKIVVAVNKMDLVDYAKDRFVAIEEEYREFAKDLGFDDITFVPISALKGDNIIQPSENTHWYHGPTLMSYLETVPVASDIKEKPFRLPVQWVNRPNLDFRGFSGTIEAGSIKPGDEIAVPASGQTSIVDKIVTMDGDLDEAVAGQAVTVTLKDEIDISRGDMLVDAKARPDYADQFEGEVIWMHDEALLPGRSYLIKFGTQSAAAQISELKYKVNVNTLEHAAAKTLDLNEVGICNIVLDRNVAFDPYADSQGTGRFILIDRYSNATVGVGMISHALRRATNVHWQSLDINKNQRAERKGQKACALWFTGLSGSGKSTIANLVEKKLHSLHKHTYTLDGDNVRHGLNKDLGFSDVDRVENIRRIGETAKLFVDAGMITLTSFISPFKSERKMARDLLEDGEFIEVFVDTPLEICEKRDVKGLYAKARAGDLPNFTGISSPYEKPENPEIHIDGSQMNAEEAAEYVVSRLEEFGILDVWFPEI, from the coding sequence ATGGCCCACCAAGATAAACTGATTTCAGAAGATATTCTGGCTTACCTGCAAGCCCAAGAAGATAAAAGCCTGCTGCGCTTTATCACCTGTGGCTCAGTAGATGATGGTAAATCGACCTTGATTGGGCGCCTGCTATGGGATTCAAAATTGATTTTTGAAGACCAACTGGCCGCCCTTGAAACCGACTCTAAAAAAGTTGGTACTCAAGGCGGTGATATTGATTACGCTTTGTTAATGGATGGCCTTCAAGCAGAACGTGAACAAGGCATCACCATTGATGTGGCTTATCGTTTCTTCTCAACAGATAAACGCAAATTCATCGTGGCCGATACGCCTGGTCATGAGCAATATACGCGCAACATGGCGACCGGTGCGTCTAATGCGGATGTGGCTGTGATCTTGGTTGATGGGCGCAAAGGTATTCTAACGCAGACGAAACGACATAGCTATATCGTGTCTTTGGTCGGTATTCGCAAGATTGTTGTGGCCGTTAATAAAATGGATCTGGTGGATTATGCCAAGGACCGTTTTGTCGCTATTGAAGAAGAATATCGCGAATTTGCCAAAGACCTTGGTTTTGATGATATTACTTTTGTGCCGATCTCGGCGCTTAAAGGCGATAATATCATTCAGCCCAGTGAAAATACCCACTGGTATCATGGCCCGACTTTGATGAGCTATTTGGAAACTGTTCCGGTGGCGTCAGATATCAAAGAAAAGCCGTTCCGCTTACCTGTTCAATGGGTGAACCGTCCGAACCTCGATTTCCGTGGCTTTAGTGGCACGATTGAAGCTGGTTCTATTAAGCCGGGTGATGAAATTGCTGTTCCGGCTTCTGGTCAAACCTCCATTGTGGATAAAATCGTCACCATGGATGGGGACTTAGATGAGGCAGTGGCAGGCCAAGCCGTAACCGTGACCTTAAAAGACGAGATCGATATTTCACGCGGTGATATGTTGGTGGATGCCAAAGCACGCCCTGATTATGCCGACCAGTTTGAAGGTGAAGTCATCTGGATGCATGATGAAGCGCTTTTGCCCGGTCGCTCATACCTGATTAAATTTGGTACTCAATCAGCAGCTGCGCAAATCAGTGAGCTGAAATATAAAGTCAACGTCAATACGTTGGAGCATGCAGCAGCGAAAACACTGGATTTAAACGAAGTTGGTATCTGTAACATTGTGCTTGATCGCAATGTGGCTTTTGACCCGTATGCCGACAGTCAAGGCACAGGCCGCTTTATTCTAATCGATCGTTACTCAAATGCAACGGTTGGTGTGGGCATGATTTCCCATGCGTTGCGCCGCGCAACCAATGTGCATTGGCAGTCATTGGATATTAATAAAAACCAACGTGCGGAGCGCAAAGGCCAAAAGGCTTGTGCACTGTGGTTTACGGGGCTTTCAGGCTCGGGTAAATCCACCATTGCCAATTTGGTAGAAAAGAAGCTGCATTCGCTTCATAAACATACCTATACGCTGGATGGGGATAATGTGCGCCATGGTTTAAACAAGGACTTGGGCTTTAGTGATGTTGATCGCGTAGAAAATATTCGCCGCATTGGGGAAACAGCAAAATTGTTTGTTGATGCGGGCATGATTACCCTAACGTCCTTTATCTCACCATTTAAATCAGAGCGTAAAATGGCCCGTGATTTATTGGAAGACGGTGAATTTATTGAAGTCTTTGTGGATACACCGCTTGAGATTTGTGAAAAACGTGATGTGAAAGGGCTATATGCCAAGGCACGCGCAGGCGATTTGCCCAATTTCACCGGAATTTCATCACCTTATGAAAAACCGGAAAATCCCGAAATTCATATTGATGGCTCACAAATGAATGCGGAAGAAGCTGCTGAATATGTTGTCAGCCGTCTAGAAGAATTCGGCATTCTAGATGTTTGGTTCCCAGAAATTTAA
- the cysD gene encoding sulfate adenylyltransferase subunit CysD, whose translation MKSSELTHLKQLEAESIHIIREVAAEFENPVMMYSVGKDSAVMLHLARKAFYPSKIPFPLMHVDTTWKFKEMIAFRDQMAKEYGFELIIHVNEDGVKQGIGPFSHGSSMHTDVMKTEALKQALNKYKFDAAFGGARRDEEKSRAKERVFSFRSENHRWDPKNQRPELWNVYNARVKPGESIRAFPLSNWTELDIWQYIYKENIPIVPLYYAKKRPVVERDGMLIMVDDERMPLDAGEKPMMKSVRFRTLGCYPLTGAVESEADTLPAIIQEMLLTRTSERQGRMIDHDQAGSMEKKKQEGYF comes from the coding sequence ATGAAATCTTCTGAACTTACCCATCTAAAACAGCTCGAAGCCGAGAGCATTCATATTATCCGCGAAGTTGCGGCTGAATTTGAAAATCCGGTGATGATGTATTCTGTTGGTAAAGATTCTGCTGTCATGTTGCATTTGGCACGTAAGGCTTTTTACCCAAGCAAAATTCCTTTTCCCTTAATGCATGTGGATACCACGTGGAAGTTTAAGGAAATGATCGCGTTTCGCGATCAGATGGCTAAAGAATATGGCTTTGAGCTTATCATTCATGTCAATGAAGATGGTGTAAAGCAGGGGATTGGTCCTTTTTCTCACGGCTCCTCCATGCATACCGATGTAATGAAGACGGAAGCGCTCAAGCAGGCCCTAAATAAATATAAGTTTGATGCGGCCTTTGGTGGGGCGCGTCGTGATGAAGAAAAATCCCGTGCAAAAGAGCGTGTTTTTTCGTTTCGATCTGAAAATCACCGTTGGGACCCAAAGAACCAACGCCCAGAATTGTGGAATGTCTATAACGCCCGTGTGAAGCCCGGTGAAAGCATTCGTGCCTTTCCGCTGTCTAACTGGACGGAGCTGGATATCTGGCAATATATCTATAAAGAAAATATCCCCATTGTACCGCTTTACTATGCCAAAAAACGCCCGGTTGTGGAGCGCGACGGTATGTTAATCATGGTCGATGATGAGCGTATGCCTTTGGATGCTGGTGAAAAACCCATGATGAAGTCCGTGCGTTTTAGAACGCTTGGCTGTTACCCACTCACAGGGGCGGTGGAGTCAGAAGCTGATACATTACCGGCTATCATTCAGGAAATGTTGCTCACCCGCACATCTGAGCGCCAAGGTCGCATGATTGACCATGACCAAGCCGGTTCTATGGAAAAGAAAAAACAAGAAGGGTATTTCTAA
- a CDS encoding DegT/DnrJ/EryC1/StrS family aminotransferase: MGHDPIAFIDLAAQQKVLQPEIDQAIKTVLEHGQYIMGPEVHMLEEKLAQYCGAHHAISCANGTDALVLSLKALNIGPGDAVFVPAFTFIATAEAVVNAGATPVFVDVDENTFNMSVTSLHNAIESIAKTKLKPRCIIPVDLFGQPADYDAINKIASEFDLYVLADGAQSFGASIGDKKVGQLAPITTTSFFPAKPLGCYGDGGAIFTNDEVLANKLRSLRVHGKGLHKYDNVSVGFNSRLDTIQAAILLVKLKAFPKEIAERQSIAKIYSSALAEKFEVPNSLAEYQSAWAQYTLKTDQRAGLIERAKAAGIPLQVYYPIALHQQKGYDAYPIAPSGCGVAQKLSQCVVSLPMHPYLSSVDQERVIAFLSH; this comes from the coding sequence ATGGGTCATGACCCCATTGCATTTATTGATTTAGCTGCTCAACAAAAGGTGTTACAGCCGGAAATAGATCAAGCCATTAAAACCGTGCTGGAACATGGTCAGTATATCATGGGGCCAGAAGTCCATATGCTGGAAGAGAAGTTGGCGCAATATTGTGGCGCACATCACGCTATTTCCTGTGCAAATGGCACAGATGCGTTGGTTTTATCTCTGAAAGCCCTGAATATTGGTCCCGGTGATGCGGTCTTTGTCCCTGCATTTACGTTTATTGCAACTGCTGAGGCGGTTGTGAATGCTGGGGCGACGCCTGTATTTGTTGATGTTGATGAAAATACATTCAATATGAGTGTGACAAGCCTTCACAATGCGATTGAAAGTATTGCGAAAACGAAGCTTAAGCCACGTTGTATTATCCCTGTGGATTTATTTGGGCAACCCGCTGATTATGATGCAATCAATAAGATTGCAAGTGAGTTTGACCTTTATGTCCTTGCTGATGGTGCGCAGTCCTTTGGTGCATCTATTGGTGATAAGAAAGTCGGCCAATTGGCCCCCATAACAACAACAAGTTTCTTTCCGGCAAAACCATTGGGCTGTTATGGTGATGGCGGTGCGATTTTTACCAATGATGAGGTTTTAGCCAACAAACTGCGCTCGCTCCGTGTGCATGGCAAAGGCCTTCATAAGTATGATAATGTCTCTGTCGGATTTAATTCACGCTTAGACACAATCCAAGCTGCCATTTTATTGGTGAAGTTAAAAGCTTTCCCCAAAGAAATCGCAGAGCGTCAATCTATTGCGAAGATATATTCTTCTGCTTTAGCTGAAAAATTTGAAGTTCCTAACAGTCTAGCTGAGTATCAATCAGCATGGGCACAGTATACTTTGAAAACTGATCAAAGGGCGGGGCTAATTGAGAGAGCTAAAGCAGCAGGGATTCCGCTTCAGGTCTACTATCCAATCGCTTTGCATCAACAGAAAGGCTATGACGCTTATCCAATAGCGCCCAGTGGCTGTGGTGTTGCACAAAAGCTATCTCAATGTGTTGTGAGTTTACCGATGCATCCATATTTATCGTCTGTAGATCAGGAACGGGTAATTGCATTCTTATCTCATTAA
- a CDS encoding acyltransferase, with protein MVHHPTAIIDDGAQIGEGTRVWHWAHVCAGAKIGKDCSFGQNVFVGNKVVIGNQVKVQNNVSIYDNVTLEDDVFCGPSMVFTNVYNPRAHVSRKDQYRDTLVRKGATLGANCTIVCGVTIHPYAFIGAGSVVTKDVPAHALMVGVPAKQIGWVSHAGEILDEDMTCPLDGRKYQVSDGQLVEI; from the coding sequence ATGGTGCATCACCCAACAGCAATCATTGATGATGGCGCACAAATTGGTGAAGGTACGCGTGTATGGCATTGGGCCCATGTGTGCGCTGGGGCTAAAATTGGCAAAGATTGTTCTTTTGGGCAAAATGTCTTTGTTGGAAATAAGGTTGTTATTGGCAATCAGGTGAAGGTTCAGAACAACGTATCGATCTATGACAATGTAACTTTGGAAGATGATGTTTTTTGTGGGCCCAGTATGGTCTTTACAAATGTCTATAACCCACGCGCCCATGTTTCTCGCAAAGACCAATACCGTGATACGCTTGTGCGCAAAGGTGCCACCTTAGGGGCAAATTGCACCATTGTTTGCGGGGTGACGATCCACCCCTATGCTTTTATTGGTGCGGGAAGCGTTGTGACAAAAGACGTGCCTGCTCATGCCTTAATGGTTGGGGTGCCAGCAAAACAAATTGGTTGGGTCAGCCATGCTGGTGAGATTTTGGATGAAGATATGACTTGTCCATTGGATGGGCGTAAATATCAAGTTTCTGATGGGCAGCTAGTGGAGATTTAA
- a CDS encoding Gfo/Idh/MocA family protein, which translates to MKTFALIGAAGYIAPRHMKAIKETDNELIAAMDTNDSVGIIDSYFPDADFFTEFERFDRHIDKVRRKGSGIDFMSICSPNYLHDAHIRFALRNQADAICEKPLVLNPWNINALGEIEKETGQQVYNILQLRLHPSIQELKKKVEAAPKDKVFDVDLTYLTSRGHWYGVSWKGDLKKSGGVATNIGVHFYDMLQWVFGGLKRNVIHIHNDDVAAGYLEFERARVRWFLSINATYLPQEAIEKNKRTYRSILIEGDELEFSDGFTDLHTLSYEEILAGRGFSLKEARESIEIVSEIRKGEVQGLQGDFHPFCRSVIKNN; encoded by the coding sequence ATGAAGACTTTTGCATTGATCGGGGCGGCAGGTTACATCGCACCGCGTCATATGAAGGCAATCAAGGAAACAGATAACGAACTGATTGCAGCGATGGATACGAATGATAGTGTCGGGATTATTGATAGTTATTTCCCTGATGCGGATTTTTTTACAGAATTTGAGCGTTTTGATCGCCATATTGATAAGGTACGGCGCAAAGGCTCTGGTATTGATTTTATGTCGATTTGTTCGCCTAATTACCTACATGATGCCCATATCCGTTTTGCGCTTCGCAATCAGGCGGATGCGATTTGCGAAAAGCCATTGGTTCTTAATCCGTGGAATATTAATGCCCTTGGGGAGATTGAAAAAGAAACAGGCCAGCAGGTCTATAATATTTTGCAATTGCGTTTGCATCCTTCTATCCAAGAACTGAAAAAGAAAGTTGAAGCCGCGCCAAAAGATAAAGTTTTTGATGTGGACCTCACGTATCTGACTTCTCGCGGTCATTGGTATGGTGTGAGCTGGAAAGGTGATCTTAAAAAGTCTGGCGGTGTTGCAACAAATATCGGTGTGCATTTTTATGATATGTTGCAGTGGGTGTTTGGTGGGTTAAAACGCAATGTAATTCATATTCATAATGATGATGTTGCAGCTGGTTATCTTGAGTTTGAACGCGCCCGTGTGCGTTGGTTCTTGTCAATTAACGCAACATATCTGCCTCAAGAGGCAATAGAAAAGAACAAAAGAACATATCGTTCTATTTTGATTGAAGGCGATGAGCTGGAATTTTCAGATGGATTTACGGATCTTCATACCTTGAGCTATGAGGAGATTCTGGCAGGTCGTGGGTTTAGTTTAAAAGAAGCTCGCGAAAGTATCGAAATCGTAAGCGAGATTCGCAAAGGCGAGGTGCAAGGTTTACAGGGTGATTTCCATCCGTTTTGCAGAAGTGTCATAAAAAATAATTAA
- a CDS encoding glycosyltransferase family 4 protein, with protein sequence MKIAFVISTFSAGGAERVASLLCNQWVAAGHDVHLCLFQGKDIELFYPVDEKIHLHQLDVMSVASNKINMAKQFLNRVLSLKETLEEIKPDIVFSFLTETNVAAILAARMAHTPIIVSERVHPQYHKVGSLKNLARKLSYNFADQVTVQSEDIKAWFSQKLKLETKIIPNPIASVTSFSRKTVLSERKKLVAMGRLEKQKGFDHLISTFISLQNEFPDWDLKIYGTGSLRDDFQRKINEAHISDRITLEGVTTQVNDVFAHADVFVHTAQYEGFPNVIVEALANGCCVVATKSPGALRDILNDGKFGILCEHQELENALSKTMSNPNLRVEMRAKAQEAVKRYDLALVADMWLEEASKVIEKSKEKNKS encoded by the coding sequence ATGAAAATAGCTTTTGTCATATCCACATTCAGTGCCGGTGGTGCAGAAAGGGTGGCTTCCCTATTGTGTAATCAGTGGGTGGCTGCAGGGCATGATGTGCATTTATGTCTGTTCCAGGGTAAAGATATAGAGCTCTTTTATCCTGTAGATGAAAAAATCCATCTTCATCAATTAGATGTAATGTCTGTGGCGTCAAATAAAATCAATATGGCAAAACAGTTTTTAAACCGTGTTTTGAGCTTAAAAGAGACGCTTGAAGAGATTAAGCCTGACATTGTTTTTTCATTTTTGACCGAAACAAACGTTGCTGCCATTTTAGCGGCAAGAATGGCACATACACCTATTATTGTTTCAGAGCGCGTCCATCCCCAATATCATAAAGTGGGGTCTTTGAAAAATCTTGCGCGCAAATTATCCTATAATTTTGCAGATCAGGTTACTGTCCAGTCAGAAGATATCAAAGCGTGGTTTTCACAAAAGTTGAAATTGGAAACAAAGATTATTCCCAACCCGATTGCTAGTGTGACTTCGTTTTCGCGCAAGACAGTTTTATCGGAACGTAAGAAACTGGTTGCGATGGGTCGGCTTGAGAAACAAAAGGGATTTGATCATCTCATTTCCACTTTTATATCGTTGCAAAATGAGTTCCCTGATTGGGATTTAAAAATATATGGCACGGGTAGCTTGCGCGATGACTTTCAACGCAAGATTAATGAAGCTCATATAAGTGACCGTATCACCCTTGAAGGGGTGACTACCCAAGTAAATGATGTTTTTGCTCATGCTGATGTATTTGTTCACACCGCCCAATATGAAGGCTTTCCAAATGTGATTGTGGAAGCTCTAGCAAATGGGTGTTGCGTGGTTGCTACAAAAAGCCCGGGTGCCTTGCGCGATATTCTAAATGATGGAAAATTTGGCATTCTGTGCGAGCATCAGGAATTGGAAAATGCGTTAAGTAAAACCATGAGTAATCCGAATTTACGGGTTGAGATGCGCGCAAAAGCACAAGAGGCTGTGAAAAGATATGATCTTGCTCTTGTTGCAGATATGTGGTTGGAAGAAGCATCAAAAGTGATTGAAAAATCAAAGGAAAAGAATAAGTCATGA
- a CDS encoding glycosyltransferase family 4 protein has product MRVIYISNFVLSGKMSPSVNERQFVHSLEKNLPGEVFYFIKDGPVEIDLPQDRVRFFKETPSFSKPWQCLKHAYQWAKEVKELYKTHKADVVVIRFGDNPLKEYFLTKMLPQRVFVKSLGLYQLQGEPINLMDRVLRYYHNWISEAFFRNCAGVEAVTAGYAERVEKGGVKKERIFVVSNSVPTDVFFPKQALSCPVYVPENAFPVIGYAGGLPEEKGGMEIIGLLKRLKDEYPHAHGVIVGRSEKLNVLKAYAEECGVSQQCTIHEWLALSQMPALLERFDLGVSFAPSYFLVGGNASMKIRQYLAMGIPVISQPQSNDFLLENDLGLVVEQDNFLSIEGEVRDWIVRLSKNKGEIRQRLHQYAQENLSSDFALNERIKNWSRLTKEMDR; this is encoded by the coding sequence ATGCGGGTCATTTATATTTCAAATTTTGTTCTTTCTGGCAAGATGAGCCCGTCTGTGAATGAACGTCAGTTTGTTCATAGTTTGGAAAAGAACTTGCCGGGAGAGGTGTTTTATTTCATCAAAGACGGGCCTGTGGAAATAGACTTGCCACAAGACAGAGTACGTTTTTTTAAAGAAACACCTTCTTTTTCAAAGCCTTGGCAATGTTTGAAACATGCTTATCAATGGGCAAAAGAAGTCAAAGAACTTTATAAAACTCATAAAGCAGATGTTGTTGTCATTCGTTTTGGGGATAATCCACTTAAAGAATACTTTTTGACAAAAATGTTGCCGCAGCGGGTTTTTGTCAAAAGTCTGGGGCTTTATCAGCTTCAAGGAGAGCCGATTAATCTGATGGATCGCGTGCTGCGTTATTACCATAACTGGATCAGCGAAGCCTTTTTTCGCAATTGTGCAGGGGTTGAAGCGGTAACGGCTGGCTATGCAGAGCGGGTTGAAAAAGGTGGCGTTAAGAAAGAGCGAATTTTTGTGGTTTCCAATAGTGTACCGACAGATGTTTTTTTTCCGAAACAAGCTTTGTCCTGTCCGGTTTATGTGCCAGAAAACGCCTTTCCGGTTATTGGTTATGCAGGTGGACTGCCTGAGGAAAAAGGCGGTATGGAAATCATCGGTTTGCTTAAAAGGCTGAAGGATGAATACCCCCATGCGCATGGGGTGATTGTAGGGCGAAGCGAGAAGTTGAATGTTTTAAAAGCGTATGCTGAAGAGTGTGGTGTTTCACAACAGTGTACAATTCATGAATGGTTAGCCTTGTCGCAAATGCCAGCTTTGTTGGAACGTTTTGACCTTGGTGTAAGTTTTGCACCGTCTTATTTTTTGGTCGGGGGCAATGCTTCCATGAAAATTCGTCAATATCTGGCCATGGGCATTCCTGTTATTTCACAACCACAATCAAATGACTTTCTGCTAGAAAATGATCTTGGACTTGTTGTAGAACAAGATAACTTTCTTTCTATTGAGGGAGAAGTTCGTGATTGGATTGTGCGTTTGAGTAAAAACAAGGGTGAGATTAGGCAACGCCTGCATCAATATGCTCAAGAAAATCTTTCAAGCGATTTTGCCTTGAATGAACGTATCAAAAACTGGTCACGTTTAACAAAAGAAATGGATAGGTAA
- a CDS encoding sulfotransferase family protein, with product MTEKGIILVGGSGRSGTTVLNKVLEQHPMTTVSPPLRYMIDPDGVLEFMRGLDRGWSPYGADIRLKRLKKLLGDVAKPALLSRFIDQIGLRKKLSHSSRYHLLPKYGHLNAQGYCPEFARFADDLIKELTAFSYRASWVGTKFLEPHEMGYFKPTDQDKALEAVRRFFLGIVETSLERHQARIYVDRNTWNHIWLEEFLKIDPTIKLLHIYRDPRDVVASYMAQNWMPRTCQQAAQIYQDLMTKWWEVRKRVPKESYFEVSLEELSGEPEGTLHKICEFMNVEFHPDLLNISLNGANAGRWQKDIDIAEHGEMNKILQPSLEAYGYEGA from the coding sequence ATGACTGAAAAAGGTATTATACTGGTGGGGGGCAGCGGACGTTCCGGTACAACTGTGTTAAATAAGGTGCTTGAGCAGCATCCTATGACGACTGTGTCACCGCCTTTGCGCTATATGATTGACCCAGATGGTGTTTTGGAGTTTATGCGGGGCTTGGATAGGGGCTGGTCACCTTATGGGGCTGATATCCGCCTAAAAAGGTTGAAAAAGCTGTTGGGTGATGTTGCTAAGCCTGCCTTATTGAGCCGTTTCATTGATCAGATTGGCTTGCGCAAAAAACTCTCACATTCATCGCGTTATCATTTATTGCCTAAATACGGGCATTTAAATGCACAAGGCTATTGTCCAGAGTTTGCAAGATTTGCCGATGATTTAATCAAGGAATTAACGGCCTTTTCCTATCGGGCTTCTTGGGTGGGAACAAAGTTTCTTGAACCTCATGAAATGGGCTATTTCAAACCAACGGATCAGGACAAAGCCTTAGAGGCGGTACGACGTTTCTTTTTAGGCATTGTTGAGACCAGCCTTGAGCGCCATCAGGCGCGTATTTATGTGGATCGCAATACTTGGAACCATATTTGGCTGGAAGAGTTCCTGAAAATTGATCCTACTATTAAGCTGCTTCATATTTATCGTGACCCACGCGATGTGGTGGCTTCTTACATGGCACAAAACTGGATGCCGCGCACTTGCCAACAAGCTGCACAGATTTATCAGGATTTGATGACAAAATGGTGGGAGGTGCGCAAACGTGTTCCTAAAGAGAGTTATTTTGAAGTCTCTTTAGAGGAATTATCGGGTGAGCCAGAAGGCACACTTCATAAAATTTGTGAGTTTATGAATGTGGAGTTTCACCCTGATCTTTTAAATATTTCTCTAAATGGGGCCAATGCAGGACGTTGGCAAAAGGATATTGACATCGCCGAGCATGGCGAGATGAATAAAATCTTGCAGCCTTCGCTCGAGGCTTATGGTTATGAAGGCGCATAG